One Danio rerio strain Tuebingen ecotype United States chromosome 13, GRCz12tu, whole genome shotgun sequence DNA window includes the following coding sequences:
- the tmem39b gene encoding transmembrane protein 39B, which yields MAGGRRGANRTTYCRSPLSNDTGSVGNGNHSTSSPVTGVRSRTRNGSGTGMSSPPLATQTVVPLKHCKIPELSMDKNVLFELHLFACHLIALFVHYVNIYKTVWWYPPSHPPSHTSLNFHLIDYNMLVFTVIVLARRLIAAIVKEASQSGKLSFPHSVFLVTARFAVLTLAGWSLCRSLIYLFKTYSVLSLLFLCYPFGMYIPFFRLSCDFRRAGSMSPLSGIGSKDVGAAALGRGGRDYLSVLKETWKQHTSQLYSAQPMPTHACCLSPDLIRKEVEYLKMDFNWRMKEVLVSSMLSAYYVAFVPVWFVKSTQYVDKRWSCELFILVSVSTSVILMRHLLPPRYCDLLHKAAAHLGCWQKVDPSLCSNVLQHIWTEEYMWPQGVLVKHSKNVYKAMGHYNVAVPSDVSHYRFYFFFNKPLRILNILIILEGAMIFYQLYSLMCSEKWHQTISLALILFSNYYAFFKLLRDRIVLGKAYSYSASASNQKVS from the exons ATGGCCGGAGGAAGAAGAGGAGCGAATAGAACGACATATTGTCGCTCTCCTCTGAGCAACGATACAGGCTCCGTTGGCAATGGAAACCATTCCACTAGCTCACCTGTGACAGGTGTGAGGTCACGCACCAG AAATGGATCTGGAACGGGCATGTCCAGTCCACCGTTGGCCACTCAGACAGTCGTGCCACTGAAGCACTGCAAGATTCCAGAACTCTCCATGGACAAGAACGTCCTGTTTGAGCTCCACCTGTTTGCGTGCCATCTTATAGCTCTGTTTGTGCATTATGTCAACATCTACAAAACCGTGTGGTGGTACCCTCCCTCACACCCACCTTCACACACCTCTCTG AACTTTCACCTCATTGATTATAATATGCTGGTGTTCACCGTCATAGTGCTGGCACGCAGGCTAATTGCTGCCATTGTAAAAGAG GCATCACAAAGTGGGAAGTTGTCCTTCCCGCACTCTGTCTTCCTGGTGACGGCTCGTTTTGCCGTGCTGACTCTTGCAGGATGGAGTCTGTGTCGTTCACTTATTTATCTCTTCAAGACGTATTCTGTGCTCAGCCTGCTCTTCCTCTGCTATCC GTTTGGAATGTACATCCCGTTCTTCCGCCTCAGCTGTGATTTCCGCAGAGCTGGATCTATGTCTCCATTAAGTGGCATTGGTTCTAAAGATGTGGGTGCGGCTGCTTTGGGCCGAGGGGGGCGGGACTATTTGTCTGTCCTGAAGGAGACATGGAAACAGCACACCAGTCAGCTGTACAGTGCCCAGCCCATGCCCACCCACGCCTGCTGTCTCTCCCCTGACCTCATCCGCAAAGAGGTGGAGTACCTAAAGATGGACTTCAACTGGAGGATGAAGGAGGTTCTGGTTAGCTCCATGCTCAGTGCCTACTATGTTGCGTTCGTACCTGTTTGGTTTGTCAAG AGCACACAGTATGTAGATAAACGCTGGTCGTGTGAGCTGTTCATCCTGGTGTCCGTCAGTACTTCAGTCATTCTGATGCGGCACCTCCTACCTCCGCGATACTGTGACCTGCTTCATAAAGCTGCAGCTCATCTGGGCTGCTGGCAGAAAGTGGACCCGTCGCTGTGCTCAAACGTTCTCCAGCACAT ATGGACAGAAGAGTACATGTGGCCGCAGGGAGTTTTAGTCAAACACAGTAAAAATGTTTATAAGGCCATGGGTCATTATAACGTGGCAGTTCCCTCAGATGTCTCACATTATCGCTTCTAT TTTTTCTTCAACAAACCTCTTCGAATATTGAACATTCTCATAATCCTGGAAGGTGCAATGATATTTTACCAGCTTTATTCACTGATGTGTTCAGAGAAATGGCATCAAACGATATCATTAGCTCTAATATTATTCAGTAATTATTATGCCTTTTTCAAGCTGCTCAGAGACAGAATAGTTTTGGGGAAAGCGTATTCGTATTCAGCCAGTGCCTCTAATCAGAAAGTCAGTTAG